Proteins from a genomic interval of Bos mutus isolate GX-2022 chromosome 15, NWIPB_WYAK_1.1, whole genome shotgun sequence:
- the RCN1 gene encoding reticulocalbin-1 gives MARGGRGRHLGLALGLLLALLLAPPALWAKPTVRKERVVRPDSDLGERPAEDNQSFQYDHEAFLGKEDSKTFDQLTSEESKERLGKIVDRIDSDGDGFVTTEELKTWIKRVQKRYIYDNVAKVWKDYDRDKDDKISWEEYKQATYGYYLGNPTEFQDTSDHHTFKKMLPRDERRFKAADLDSDQTATREEFTAFLHPEEFEHMKEIVVLETLEDIDKNGDGFVDQDEYIADMFSHEESGPEPDWVLSEREQFNEFRDLNKDGKLDKDEIRHWILPQDYDHAQAEARHLVYESDKNKDEKLTKEEILDNWNMFVGSQATNYGEDLTKNHDEL, from the exons gccctggggctgctgctggcgCTGCTGCTGGCGCCTCCGGCGCTGTGGGCCAAGCCCACCGTGCGCAAGGAGCGCGTGGTGCGGCCCGACTCGGACCTGGGCGAGCGGCCGGCCGAGGACAACCAGAGCTTCCAGTACGACCACGAGGCCTTCCTGGGCAAGGAGGACTCCAAGACCTTCGACCAGCTCACCTCGGAGGAGAGCAAGGAGAGGCTGGG gaAAATTGTTGATCGAATTGACAGTGATGGAGACGGCTTTGTCACCACCGAGGAGCTGAAAACCTGGATCAAACGGGTGCAGAAAAGGTACATCTATGATAATGTCGCCAAAGTCTGGAAGGATTATGATCGGGACAAAGACGATAAAATTTCCTGGGAAGAATACAAGCAAGCCACCTATGGTTACTACCTAG GAAACCCCACAGAGTTTCAGGATACCTCAGATCATCACACCTTTAAAAAGATGCTGCCACGGGACGAGAGAAGGTTCAAGGCTGCAGACCTCGATAGTGACCAGACAGCCACCCGGGAGGAGTTCACCGCCTTTCTGCATCCTGAGGAGTTTGAGCATATGAAGGAAATTGTGGTTTTG GAAACTCTGGAGGACATCGACAAGAATGGGGACGGCTTTGTGGATCAGGATGAGTATATTG CTGATATGTTTTCCCACGAGGAGAGTGGCCCTGAGCCAGACTGGGTACTGTCAGAACGGGAGCAGTTTAATGAATTCCGGGATCTGAACAAGGATGGGAAGCTGGACAAAGATGAGATTCGTCACTGGATCCTTCCCCAAGACTACGACCACGCGCAGGCCGAGGCCAGGCACCTGGTGTACGAGTCAGACAAAAACAAG GATGAAAAGCTCACTAAAGAGGAGATCTTAGACAACTGGAACATGTTTGTTGGAAGCCAAGCTACCAATTATGGGGAAGACCTCACCAAAAACCATGATGAGCTCTGA